Proteins from one Bacteroides zhangwenhongii genomic window:
- a CDS encoding glycosyltransferase family protein, whose translation MNDCEETNDKAIKALIVFREISDTDNLFAPILCDAIRMTGIDVRCSKKAFWESDTAYDIIHFQWPEEVVGWNCDDPDVIRRLEERIRFFRSRGAHFVYTRHNVRPHYANDIISRAYDIIETQSDIVVHMGHFSADDFAARYPQSRNVVILHHIYEYTYQEDISAARARQYLNLPQNALIVTAFGKFRNREEIRMVLGAFRAWKRPHKLLLAPRLYPFSRRNGYGKNFLKRWLSRFGYYVVRPLLNRWLHLRAGGNDDLVDSCDLPYYIAASDLVMIPRKDILNSGNIPLAFLYHKVVVGPDTGNNGELLAITGNPSFDPDDREDIVRALETGARYAAYEHGEANYDYAIDNMNIQKTGREYAQVYKDAINGR comes from the coding sequence ATGAACGATTGTGAAGAGACGAATGACAAGGCAATAAAAGCGCTCATAGTATTCAGAGAAATAAGTGATACGGACAATCTGTTCGCTCCTATTCTATGCGACGCTATCCGCATGACGGGCATTGACGTACGATGTTCCAAAAAAGCATTTTGGGAATCAGACACGGCGTATGACATCATACACTTCCAATGGCCGGAAGAAGTAGTAGGCTGGAACTGCGACGACCCCGACGTGATACGCCGGCTCGAAGAGCGCATCCGTTTCTTCCGTTCGCGCGGGGCGCATTTCGTCTACACGCGGCACAATGTGCGTCCGCACTACGCAAACGACATCATCAGCCGCGCCTACGACATCATCGAGACGCAAAGCGACATCGTGGTGCACATGGGACATTTCAGCGCGGATGACTTTGCCGCCAGATACCCCCAAAGCCGGAATGTCGTCATCCTCCACCATATCTATGAATATACCTATCAGGAGGATATCAGCGCGGCGCGCGCACGCCAATACCTCAATCTGCCGCAGAACGCGCTCATTGTCACCGCCTTCGGCAAATTCCGCAACCGGGAAGAGATACGCATGGTGCTCGGAGCATTCCGCGCATGGAAACGGCCGCATAAACTGCTGCTCGCTCCCCGTCTCTACCCTTTCTCCAGACGCAACGGGTACGGCAAGAACTTCCTCAAGAGATGGCTCTCGCGCTTCGGCTACTACGTGGTCAGACCCCTGCTCAACCGCTGGCTGCATCTGAGAGCCGGAGGCAACGACGACCTGGTGGACAGTTGCGACCTACCTTATTATATAGCAGCTTCGGACCTGGTAATGATTCCACGCAAAGATATCCTGAATTCCGGCAACATCCCCCTCGCCTTCCTCTACCACAAAGTGGTGGTGGGTCCCGATACAGGGAATAACGGTGAGCTGCTGGCCATCACCGGAAACCCCTCGTTCGACCCCGACGACCGGGAAGATATCGTCCGCGCGCTCGAAACCGGCGCACGGTATGCCGCTTACGAACACGGGGAGGCAAACTACGACTACGCCATCGACAACATGAATATCCAAAAAACGGGACGCGAGTATGCTCAAGTCTATAAAGACGCGATAAATGGCAGGTAA
- a CDS encoding lipopolysaccharide biosynthesis protein, giving the protein MAGNLKSQLFSGVFYTALAKYSGVVISLVVAGVLARLLSPDDFGIVAIATVIIAFFNLFTDMGVSPAIVQHKTLTREELSDIFSFTVWTGIGISVLFFAASWLIADYYNSDILRTLCQLLSVNLFFASATIVPGALFYRNKEFKFIAIRSFIIQVSAGAAAVTAALCGAGLYALIINPIVSSILIFAISYQRYPQRLRLTLGLTVLRKIFSYSAYQFLFNVINYFSRNLDKLLIGKYMGMSDLGYYEKSYRLMMLPLQNITQVITPVMHPIFSDFQDDKGKLATSYERILRFLAFIGLPLSVLLFFTAEEVTLIIFGDQWLPSVPVFRILSLSVGIQIILSSSGSIFQAAGDTKSLFVCGLFSSALNVAGMLLGIFHFGTLTAVASCIVVTFTVNFAQCYWQMYRVTFRRSVLPFVRQLLSPLAVSLLMAAILLPIQYATEGMNIFLTIIIKSIVSFTIFGGYIQATREYDLFGKIRSIAGKRK; this is encoded by the coding sequence ATGGCAGGTAATCTCAAAAGTCAGCTCTTCTCCGGAGTATTCTACACGGCGCTCGCCAAATACAGCGGTGTAGTCATCTCGCTTGTGGTGGCGGGGGTGCTGGCACGCCTGCTCTCGCCGGACGATTTCGGCATTGTGGCGATAGCCACCGTAATCATCGCCTTCTTCAACCTGTTCACGGACATGGGTGTATCCCCCGCCATCGTGCAGCACAAGACGCTGACACGGGAGGAATTGTCGGATATTTTCTCGTTCACCGTGTGGACCGGCATAGGCATAAGCGTCCTCTTCTTCGCCGCGTCATGGCTGATAGCCGATTATTACAACAGCGACATCCTGCGGACACTGTGCCAACTGCTGTCCGTCAACCTGTTTTTCGCTTCCGCCACCATCGTGCCGGGAGCTTTGTTCTACCGCAACAAGGAGTTCAAGTTCATTGCTATCCGCAGCTTCATTATCCAGGTTTCGGCAGGAGCCGCCGCCGTCACCGCAGCACTCTGCGGAGCGGGACTGTATGCGCTGATTATCAACCCGATCGTATCCAGCATACTGATATTCGCCATCTCCTACCAACGCTATCCGCAACGCCTGCGCCTCACGCTGGGGCTGACGGTGCTGCGCAAGATATTCTCCTATTCCGCCTACCAGTTCCTGTTCAATGTCATCAACTATTTCAGCCGCAACCTTGACAAGCTGCTGATCGGCAAATACATGGGAATGTCCGACTTGGGATACTACGAAAAATCTTACCGTCTGATGATGCTTCCCCTGCAGAACATCACACAAGTGATCACCCCCGTGATGCACCCGATATTCAGCGATTTTCAAGACGACAAAGGGAAGCTCGCCACCTCCTACGAACGGATCCTGCGCTTTCTCGCCTTCATCGGACTGCCGCTCAGCGTGCTGCTCTTCTTCACGGCGGAGGAAGTGACGCTGATCATCTTCGGCGACCAATGGCTGCCGTCCGTACCCGTTTTCCGGATTCTGTCACTGTCCGTAGGGATTCAGATCATACTGTCTTCTTCCGGCTCCATCTTCCAGGCGGCGGGCGACACGAAGAGCCTGTTCGTGTGCGGACTGTTCTCGTCCGCGCTCAACGTGGCGGGTATGCTGCTCGGAATCTTCCATTTCGGCACGCTGACGGCAGTGGCAAGCTGCATCGTCGTCACGTTCACCGTCAACTTCGCGCAATGCTACTGGCAGATGTACCGGGTGACTTTCCGGCGAAGCGTCCTGCCGTTCGTCCGTCAGCTCCTTTCTCCGCTGGCGGTAAGCCTGCTGATGGCGGCCATTCTCCTGCCGATACAGTACGCGACGGAAGGAATGAATATATTTCTCACAATAATTATAAAAAGTATAGTAAGTTTTACTATCTTTGGAGGATATATACAGGCTACGCGTGAGTACGACCTCTTCGGAAAAATACGAAGCATAGCGGGAAAGAGAAAATAA
- a CDS encoding DUF7833 domain-containing protein, whose translation MKKDQYFNLEVNLLNDDNIAGMMSELDAAEALGIYVMLLLHLRTKDNYEALCTPLLLRAFARRYDLELDMLEKVLHDYNLFEVDEERQTFRAPYLDRVMQRLEEKWRMDTENGKKGGRPKKRAKCAETPATKGRKPNETQERREEEKIGITPVVNNSSNTLAGGAADAATVVEENSGASGISEITVIPETEEKIYVTGTSRASEITGDSGSSGSSRASEIMGASGSSRTSRASETSEVRTASSVPVGRGMRIRAVDEEGQQPLQPVLSWEVLVDRLADSRLYMELAGQRSGLGRLFIDHQQQIIGLFKKHILLYGKEGGLLFFEDVKRYFSNYIAAGSPTCRMLREELMREIKERESKDVSRFESIVDGKRMYLGRLIPDSAPPRPDNSAVWDDAHKRWGH comes from the coding sequence ATGAAGAAGGATCAGTATTTTAATCTGGAAGTAAATCTGCTGAATGACGATAATATCGCCGGTATGATGTCGGAACTGGATGCGGCGGAAGCGCTCGGCATTTATGTGATGTTGCTGTTGCACCTGCGCACGAAAGATAATTATGAGGCGTTGTGCACTCCGCTTTTGTTGAGGGCGTTCGCGCGGCGGTATGACCTTGAGTTGGATATGCTGGAAAAGGTGCTCCATGATTATAATCTTTTTGAGGTGGACGAGGAGCGGCAGACGTTCCGGGCTCCGTATCTTGACCGGGTGATGCAAAGGCTTGAGGAAAAGTGGAGAATGGATACCGAAAACGGTAAAAAAGGAGGGCGCCCGAAGAAGCGTGCGAAATGCGCTGAAACGCCCGCCACCAAAGGGCGAAAACCCAACGAAACCCAAGAGAGGAGAGAAGAGGAGAAGATAGGTATTACTCCTGTTGTAAACAACAGCAGCAATACCCTCGCGGGAGGAGCTGCTGACGCTGCTACGGTGGTGGAGGAGAATTCGGGGGCTTCGGGGATTTCGGAGATTACGGTTATTCCGGAAACGGAGGAGAAGATTTATGTTACGGGGACTTCGAGGGCTTCGGAAATTACGGGGGATTCGGGGAGTTCGGGGAGTTCGAGGGCTTCGGAAATTATGGGGGCTTCGGGGAGTTCGAGGACTTCAAGGGCTTCGGAAACTTCGGAAGTCCGAACTGCTTCTTCCGTTCCTGTTGGAAGGGGAATGAGGATTCGGGCGGTGGATGAGGAGGGGCAGCAACCGTTACAGCCGGTGTTGTCTTGGGAAGTGCTGGTAGACCGGCTTGCCGACTCACGCTTGTATATGGAGTTGGCGGGGCAGCGTTCCGGTCTGGGACGGCTTTTTATCGACCATCAGCAGCAGATTATCGGTCTGTTCAAAAAGCATATCCTTCTCTACGGAAAAGAAGGCGGCTTGCTCTTCTTTGAGGACGTGAAACGCTATTTCTCCAATTATATCGCTGCCGGATCGCCTACTTGCCGTATGCTGCGCGAAGAGTTGATGCGGGAAATCAAGGAGCGGGAGAGCAAGGATGTGAGCCGTTTTGAAAGTATTGTGGATGGAAAACGGATGTATCTGGGACGTCTTATTCCCGACAGCGCACCGCCAAGGCCCGACAACTCGGCGGTGTGGGATGATGCGCACAAGAGATGGGGGCATTAG